In Glandiceps talaboti chromosome 6, keGlaTala1.1, whole genome shotgun sequence, one DNA window encodes the following:
- the LOC144436255 gene encoding mitogen-activated protein kinase kinase kinase 1-like, translating into MSDSNIQDNAMSTSTSSRSSSPDIDRKELSNHSTTTGPYAAARKQLKQVRPLTPPPETREQTVMEKSEFQRLAMEREARRLSKTEDRLEEQTIREKLRILPAKEIEEKRKTRGPMIVKRSSSPVFSTSNSSCLSSVPSSSMISNKDIISTHRSRRPLSPSNESPFTRQVVNRPISPVMPRRRNTTSPTNPKPPTVTAYSRRTPSPQGDCGPVLTGEEARKKVEKVLRARLYLLQQNGPNSFTIGGDAPDNKFKVIIGPQKCSCGKGSHCIHLLFVMLRVFQVSDSDPLLWSRELKNFEVEALFLKYHARRKSFVKKVSRSSSFKGSKSKSDSKENIQSDTPPSTPEPNSEQSSTKDPEEEVCPICLLEMIEGESLVVCQDGCHNKLHHHCVAIWAEECKRMKEQLICPLCRSSWNLVGQFSDNDSQPEGAVVPPNTRASSPAPNEVLLPQAEPVPVEHRKKAQPWIETFSNDLVSCLFSRNWVTRETGLHHLSRDVVGALLPGVGEGSLTASVTVARQITNNSVLESCSSILAMMCGDPVYKVYIAALRTLRSMLSYIPCRDEQQRERLQTYLKPVIEAILFKCADGNRRTSQLSISTLVELCRGQGGELAVGREIVNPGIVGLGGVKFVMRCIIASSNTGTLSANWQWLLGRLYVIDRLIEEFPQEYSLGPCQDNSDISNSDNVTTPTYANQEFLLSVLKFAMPSISNAHMRVAKFAKRIVVNISRLVVHKSEIFGKVFDMLEDLPSTPGKRMKRRLLGVNEEYQTERERALRIEQDEDFAEPLTPFTTPAVTPNFGSPDISPQSTAELDSLVRITRKGLQKHDLFDTHITAACEGILTPPLTPKEKFVSQSSESSLDCQASTSQSGTDTDVDGARPVRPTSFAFSYETPHRKPGSTKKGKGGKKSASKKKPVERTSSQERSSDTTEDLSDLSVFSPISPCEKPVSFKTEVATNSPKHQPKYKEDVSQLHCCQQIVEAEEAEALALAMESSVTQTALPIVPGLSSEEEDEFTVHVQPEGGDENDKDSVYMEGEHWIKGPIIGSGAFSTCFQARDIKTGTIMAVKQVSFCRNNRTDQEKVVSTILEEIAMVARMDHPNVMRLIGATQQGAHFNLFVEWMPGGSVSSLLERYGAFQEAVIIRYTKQILHGIAYLHENQVIHRDLKGANILLDSTGHHLRIADFGAAARMATKTTMTGEFQGQLLGTIAFMAPEVLRGETYGRSCDMWSIGCCVVEMATTKPPWNAGDLSNHLALIFKIASSPGPPKIPDFLSPAVRDFMLRCLEQQPENRPPAKELLKHPVFRQ; encoded by the exons ATGTCCGACTCTAACATCCAAGATAACGCAATGAGTACCAGTACCAGCAGTCGAAGCTCGTCGCCGGACATAGACCGGAAAGAGCTCTCAAATCATAGTACTACGACAGGCCCTTATGCTGCAGCACGGAAGCAATTGAAACAGGTCCGTCCGTTAACCCCTCCGCCAGAAACTAGAGAGCAAACTGTTATGGAAAAATCGGAATTTCAAAG ATTGGCCATGGAGAGAGAAGCCAGGAGACTTTCCAAGACTGAAGACAGGCTGGAAGAACAAACAATTCGTGAAAAGCTGAGAATATTACCAGCTAAGGAGATTGAAGAGAAGAGGAAAACAAGAGGACCAATG ATTGTCAAACGGTCTTCATCACCCGTGTTTAGCACCAGTAACAGTTCTTGCCTGTCGTCCGTTCCGTCGTCTTCAATGATAAGTAATAAAGATATTATTAGTACACACAGGTCAAGACGACCTCTATCACCATCCAATGAATCACCATTCACCAGACAG GTTGTCAACAGACCTATTTCACCCGTCATGCCAAGAAGAAGAAATACAACATCCCCGACA AATCCTAAACCCCCAACAGTGACGGCCTACTCCCGTCGTACACCATCACCTCAAGGAGATTGCGGTCCAGTTCTCACCGGTGAAGAAGCTCGGAAAAAAGTTGAGAAAGTGTTGAGAGCTAGGTTGTATCTCCTTCAACAGAATGGTCCCAACTCATTCACTATTGGTGGTGATGCTCCTGATAATAAATTCAAAGTTATCATTGGACCACAA AAATGTAGCTGTGGTAAAGGCAGTCATTGTATACATCTCCTCTTTGTGATGTTACGTGTATTCCAAGTCAGTGACAGTGACCCACTTCTTTGGTCGCGGGAACTGAAAAACTTTGAAGTGGAGGCTCTATTTCTCAAGTATCACGCCAGAAGAAAATCCTTTGTGAAAAAAGTGTCAAGGTCATCCTCCTTCAAGGGCAGCAAATCAAAGAGTGACAGCAAGGAGAATATTCAGAGCGATACTCCACCATCAACACCAGAACCTAACAGTGAACAAAG TAGTACCAAGGACCCGGAAGAAGAGGTGTGTCCAATATGTTTGCTGGAAATGATAGAAGGGGAGAGTTTAGTAGTGTGTCAGGATGGTTGTCATAATAAACTACATCATCACTGTGTGGCTATAT GGGCTGAAGAATGTAAGCGTATGAAGGAACAGTTGATTTGTCCCTTGTGTCGTTCAAGCTGGAACCTGGTCGGTCAATTCAGTGATAATGATAGTCAGCCAGAAGGAGCCGTAGTTCCTCCCAACACAAGGGCCTCATCACCAGCACCTAATGAAGTATTACTTCCACAAGCTGAACCTGTACCAGTTGAACATAGGAAGAAGGCACAACCTTGGATTGAG ACTTTTAGCAATGATCTAGTATCCTGCTTGTTTTCCCGTAACTGGGTAACCAGGGAAACAGGACTGCATCATTTATCACGTGATGTAGTAGGAGCATTGTTACCTGGTGTTGGTGAAGGAAGTCTGACAGCTAGTGTAACAGTGGCTAGACAAATCACCAACAATAGTGTGTTAGAAAGCTGTTCTAGTATACTTGCCATGATGTGTGGTGATCCTGTCTATAAGGTGTACATAGCAGCACTG CGGACATTGCGGTCTATGCTATCATACATACCCTGTCGAGATGAACAACAAAGGGAACGTCTTCAGACATACTTGAAACCGGTAATAGAAGCAATACTGTTCAAATGTGCTGATGGCAATAG GAGAACTAGTCAGCTATCCATATCCACTCTGGTGGAATTGTGCCGAGGTCAAGGGGGTGAGCTGGCTGTGGGCAGAGAAATAGTGAATCCAG GTATCGTTGGCTTGGGCGGAGTCAAATTTGTAATGAGATGCATAATTGCATCATCAAATACGGGTACTTTATCAGCCAATTGGCAGTGGTTGCTAGGGAGACTGTATGTGATTGACAGGTTGATAGAAGAGTTTCCTCAGGAATATTCATTGGGACCTTGCCAGGACAACTCTGATATCAGTAATTCAGACAATGTAACAACACCTACTTATGCAAATCAGGAGTTTTTATTGTCCGTGTTAAAGTTTGCCATGCCATCAATAAGCAATGCCCACATGAGAGTTGCAAAGTTTGCAAAACGTATCGTTGTGAATATCTCACGTCTGGTGGTTCATAAATCAGAAATATTTGGAAAAGTGTTTGATATGTTGGAAGATTTGCCATCAACTCCAGGAAAACGTATGAAAAGACGATTGCTAGGTGTGAACGAGGAATATCAGACGGAAAGAGAACGTGCACTCAGGATCGAACAGGATGAAGATTTTGCCGAACCACTCACCCCTTTCACGACACCTGCTGTTACACCAAACTTTGGCAGTCCAGATATCTCACCACAAAGTACTGCAGAGTTAGACAGTTTAGTGAGGATAACTAGAAAGGGTTTACAAAAACATGACTTATTTGATACACACATTACTGCTGCTTGTGAAGGGATCTTAACACCACCATTGACGCCAAAAGAAAAGTTTGTTAGCCAATCATCTGAGTCTTCACTTGACTGTCAAGCTTCAACCAGCCAATCAGGTACTGACACTGATGTGGATGGAGCAAGGCCTGTCAGGCCGACAAGCTTTGCATTTAGCTATGAAACACCTCATAGAAAACCAGGAAGTACAAAAAAAGGCAAAGGTGGTAAAAAATCTGCAAGTAAAAAGAAACCAGTAGAAAGGACTTCATCTCAAGAAAGGTCATCAGATACAACAGAGGACTTGTCAGATTTGTCAGTTTTCTCACCGATTTCACCGTGTGAAAAACCAGTGTCGTTTAAAACAGAAGTGGCCACCAATTCACCAAAACATCAACCTAAGTACAAGGAAGATGTCTCACAATTACACTGTTGTCAACAAATTGTGGAAGCAGAGGAAGCCGAGGCCCTGGCCCTGGCGATGGAATCGTCTGTCACACAAACAGCCCTTCCTATTGTACCTGGGTTAAGTAGTGAAGAAGAGGATGAATTTACAGTGCATGTACAACCAGAG GGAGGTGATGAAAACGACAAAGACAGTGTATATATGGAAGGAGAACATTGGATAAAAGGGCCTATTATTGGTTCAGGTGCATTCTCTACATGTTTCCAAGCCAGAGACATCAAAACAGGGACTATTATGGCAGTTAAACAG GTATCATTTTGCCGAAATAATAGAACGGATCAAGAGAAGGTGGTATCAACAATATTGGAGGAAATCGCCATGGTAGCCAGAATGGATCATCCTAATGTTATGAGATTAATTGGTGCTACTCAACAAGGGGCTCACTTTAATCTGTTTGTGGAATGGATGCCTG GTGGTTCAGTGTCAAGTCTTTTAGAAAGATATGGGGCCTTCCAGGAAGCTGTCATCATCCGATACACGAAGCAGATATTACATGGTATTGCATACCTACATGAAAATCAGGTTATTCATAGGGATCTCAAAG GTGCTAATATACTATTAGACAGTACAGGCCATCACCTGAGAATAGCTGATTTTGGTGCTGCAGCTAGGATGGCTACCAAGACAACCATGACAGGAGAGTTTCAGGGACAATTACTAGGGACCATTGCATTTATGGCTCCAGAG GTACTCCGTGGTGAGACTTATGGAAGAAGCTGTGATATGTGGAGCATTGGTTGTTGTGTGGTAGAAATGGCAACAACAAAACCACCATGGAATGCTGGTGATCTGTCCAACCATCTAGCTCTCATTTTCAAA ATTGCATCTTCTCCAGGTCCACCTAAAATTCCAGACTTCCTATCACCAGCTGTTCGTGATTTCATGTTACGGTGTTTGGAGCAACAACCAGAAAACAGACCACCAGCTAAAGAACTATTGAAACATCCTGTCTTCAGACAGTGA